Proteins encoded in a region of the Muntiacus reevesi chromosome 19, mMunRee1.1, whole genome shotgun sequence genome:
- the LOC136150642 gene encoding LOW QUALITY PROTEIN: amine sulfotransferase-like (The sequence of the model RefSeq protein was modified relative to this genomic sequence to represent the inferred CDS: deleted 1 base in 1 codon), which translates to MSIPNTLRLYQSESCFISSPLTVIIMGDEDIYLLKFKGYNFERSLVDIDFLENLDDFEIRDDDVFIITYPKSGTIWTQQILSLIYYEGHRNRTEIVETIDRIPFLEYNLHKIDYEKRPSPRLFTSHLPYYLAPKGLKNKKTKIIYIYRNPKDVLTSFFHFSNLVIKLEASSSIGHFMEKFLDGKVIGSLWFDHIRGWYEHRHDFNILFMMYEEMKKDLRSSVLKISSFLEKELSEEDLDAVVNQATFQNMKLDPQANYDSILKNEVGTRTNEGHFLRKGTIGDWKHHLTVEQNERFDRVFQRKMKDFPLKFIWEIDEE; encoded by the exons GTGATAATTATGGGTGATGAagacatatatttattgaaatttaaaGGCTATAATTTTGAACGTTCTTTGGTTGATATTGACTTTCTAGAAAATCTAGATGACTTTGAAATTAGAGATGATGATGTCTTCATCATTACATACCCCAAATCTG gTACCATCTGGACTCAGCAGATATTAAGCTTGATTTACTATGAGGGACATCGTAATAGAACTGAAATTGTGGAAACAATTGACAGAATCCCCTTCCTGGAATACAATCTACACAAAATAGACTATGAGAAGAGACCATCCCCTCGCCTGTTTACCTCGCACCTCCCGTACTATTTAGCACCAAAAGGTCTCAAGAACAAAAAAACTAAA ATAATTTACATCTACAGGAACCCCAAGGATGTTTTGacctcattttttcatttttctaatttggTGATTAAATTAGAAGCTTCAAGTAGCATAGGACATTTCATGGAAAAGTTTCTAGATGGAAAAG tgaTAGGAAGCCTTTGGTTTGATCACATCAGAGGCTGGTATGAGCATAGACATGACTTCAATATCCTGTTCATGATGTATGAGGAGATGAAGAAG GATCTCAGAAGTTCTGTGCTGAAAATCAGCAGTTTTCTTGAGAAAGAACTGAGTGAAGAGGATCTGGATGCTGTTGTGAATCAGGCTACATTTCAGAACATGAAGCTTGATCCTCAAGCTAATTATGATAGTATTCTGAAAAATGAAGTCGGGACGAGAACAAACGAGGGACACTTCCTGCGCAAAG GTACCATTGGAGACTGGAAGCATCACTTGACAGTGGAGCAAAATGAGCGATTTGACAGAGTATTCCAAAGGAAGATGAAAGATTTTCCCTTGAAGTTCAtctgggaaatagatgaggagtaG